The nucleotide sequence GACCATTCTTTTTCCTCCTAAAAATGGGTGAGATATTCACTTATTAATCATAGTCTGTTTTTGGAAGAAGCGCAATATATCATACTCTTTCTTGCGCATGAAACGATAGGGGAGAGGACAAACTACAATCGTTGATTAGCAAAAGGAGGAGAATGAAATGGCGAAGCTGGAAAATCGCACACTGCGCGAAATTATGACAAAAGATGTCGCTACTGTGACGCTTAAGGATAATGTGTATGAAGTGGCTTGCAAAATGCGCGATTGGAATGTAGGAGTCATTCCGGTTGTGGATGAAAAAGAAGATGTGATCGGTGTCATTACAGACCGCGATATTGTGATTCGCGGTTTGGCTGAAAAGCATGAAGGATCGACTGCCACCGAGGTGGTCATGACACGGGACATTATTCTCGGTCAACCGGGGATGACAGTTGATGAAGCGGCAAAGGTGATGGCTCAGCATCAAATTCGTCGTTTGCCTGTTGTTGAGAAGGGCAAGCTGGTCGGAATTGTGGCGTTGGCAGATATGGCTGTTCGCCAAGTTCATCATGATGAGGCGAGTGACGCTCTCCAACAAATTTCTGAGCCGACAACACATTAATCAGATAGAAACGAGCTGTCGGAAGGGAATCCGGCAGCTTTTTTCTTTCGTTCTGTACATTCACGCTGCGTCAAGGTTTATGATAGGGAAAGAATGATACAGGGAGAGAGTTCCATGCAAATCAAAGATATGGCCCATCGCTTGCAAATAACCCCGCGTGCGATTCGATATTATGAAGAAAAAGGATTGATCAAGCCAACGAAAGCAGATGCGTCCGGATATCGGCAGTTCACAGAGGAAGATGTCTGGAGGCTGCAAACCATCATTACACTGCGCGAGGTCGGGATGGCGGTAGAAGACATTCGGGAGCTCCTGATTCAAATGAAAGATCAGGAAGGCAGTCTTCTCCATTATTTAGAGCTACAGCGTTCGTTTATGTATACAAGGTGGGTAGAAATGAGCAAGGTCATCCAAACGACTGAAGCGATGATTGAGCGGATAAAGGGTAGAGAAGCGATTGATCCAGGAGAGCTGTTTACACTGGCAGAAGCGAACAAGCGATTGAAGCAGACACGGGATAACTGGGTGGATCGTTGGAATTTTAATGAATGGGCGGACCGCTACGATGAATGGGCACATGGCGGGAATGGTCATGAATCATACGAAAGAGTACTAGATGAAGTTGTTGCGACAGTTGCAGTCAGACCGGGAGAGTGTGGTCTGGATGCCGGAACGGGTACTGGAAACCTCGCAGGGCGTCTCGTGAAAAAAGGAGCCAGGATGAGCGGGTTTGACCAATCTCCGCAAATGCTGAAGCAATGCAGAGCGAAACACCCAGAGGTCGAGACGAAGCTAGGAACCTTTTTCGCATTTCCGTTTTTAGAAAATCGGTTTGACTTTGTGGCTACGAGTTACGCTTTGCACCATTTGACGGATGATCAGAAGCAGCTTGCCTTGGCAGAATGTCGCCGCGTGTTAAAACCAGGGGGACGGTTGATCATTGCCGATTTGATGTTTGAGGATCAGACGCATAGACAAGCTCATCTGGATAGCCTAGAGGAGACAGGTCAAACGAGCGTGATAGCAGATATTCAGGACCGCTGTTATGCAGATCGCTCTCGATTACTACAGGAGCTTGCCAACCTTGGTTTTACGAATGAAGTAAGACAGCTAGGTACTTATACGCATTTGATCTTGTCTACTTGTAAGTAGTACATTCCCGGAGAGGTTTTAAAAGTCGTCTTTTGAACACGCATTTCACTTTTGGGCTCTTCCACCTACTGGCACGTGTCTAGCCTTTTGCATAGGCTGTAGCGAGAAGGAAAGGAGGACTCCGCCATGGGTCTGTTCGACGGTTTTTTTGATCGCGAAAACGAGGAATTTATATGGATTATTATTGTCGTGGTCGTCCTGTTGTTCTTGTTTAGCGCCGATCGTGACTAAAATCTGGACGTATAGACAAAACGACCTTGGGTGAAGGTCGTTTTTTTCGTTAGGAACCAAAAAGCTTGAACGTTTGTACTTTTTCCTCTCCTATTGACCTGTGCTGGCAAATCCACTACGCTGGAAAACAATGCAACGTAGAAGAGGAGAAGGAAGTCTATGAAACGATTACCTATATATCTGCTCGCACTGGTTCTTTTGCTTTCAGCATGTGGATCGTCCGGTCAGCCAGAAGCAAACGGCGAGATGGATGTTGTGATCAAACGAGTAGTGGATGGCGATACATTCGAGCTGGACAGCGGGGAAAAAGTCCGTATGATAGGCGTAGATACACCAGAGACAGTAAAACCTAACCATCCAGTCGAACCGTATGGGAAAGAAGCGAGCAATTACTCCAAGGAGCTTTTAACTGGCAAAAAGGTCAAGCTGAAGTTCGATGTCGAGCCCTATGACAAATACAAGCGTTTGCTTGCTTACGTATATTTGGAGGACGGCACCTTTGTCAATGAAAAGCTCGTTCGTGACGGATACGCACGAATCATGACGATCCCACCGAATGTAGCCCAAGCAGAGCTGTTCCTGGCAGCAGAGCGGGAGGCACGGGAGCAGAATCACGGACTGTGGGCTTTAGAAGGGCAGCAAACAGAGGTTCCTAAGGAAAATGCCAAGCCCAAAAAACAGTCCAACAATACTACCGCCGCAGACACCGCACCATCAGAAGGGAAGACCATCAAGGGCAATATCAACAGCAAAGGTGAGAAAATCTATCACGTTCCTGGCTCCGCTAGCTACGAGCAAACAAAAGCAGAAATGTGGTTTGCGACGGAAGAAGAAGCGCAGCAAGCAGGCTTTCGGGCGCCAAAACGATAAGACATGTAAGAAAAAAGTAGCAGCATAAATGGATAGGTAAGCCTCGTCCGCTTTGGCAGACGGGGCTTTTTCATTGTCGAAAAGAATTCCAAAAATGTTACAGAACGATGTTGTATGATAAAAAGGTCAAAAGACCTATAGAAAATACCGTTACATAAGAGGAAGGGATTATAAAATAACTTACATATTTCACAGAATGAAGGAATAATTCGTAGAATTACGATGGGGGAAACAACTATTATGAAGTTGACGGTAAGGAAAAAGCTTTTTTTAGGATTTTTGGCAGTGTTATTACTTTTAGTAGCAGTAGCAGGGATTGGATTTTCTCAGATTTCTTCCATCGATTCCCGCTATGGGAGGATGATTGAAGATCGAGTCAATAAGGAGATGTTGTCCAAGGACATTATTGCAAGTGTCAGTGAACGACAAAAGTATGCACGTGGATATGTCATTGTAGGCGATGACAGCTACTTGACGGGGTATACAAAAGCAAATGACCGTTATAAAGAGCTTACAGCAGAATTGTTCCGTTTGGGCATGACTTCTGAAGGGCAAAAGCTCGTCACAGAGATGAACGAGCTGCATGCCAAACACGAGGAAATTATTGATCGGGTTGTAGCGTTAAAACAACAAAACAAGGTAGAAGAGTACACGCGCTTGGTCAGAGATGAATGTACGCCAGTCGGCGAACGGTTTATTCAAAAAGCCCAAGAATTTGTTGCTCTCGAACAGAAGCTATTGGAACAAGATATTGCCGAGCTGGATAGCGGTATTCAATCTACGAAGCTCCTGGTTGTCCTGCTTAGCTTACTTGCTCTTCTCACAGGAGCAGGTATCGCCTTCATGATTGGACGAGCCATTTCTCATCCGGTTTTACTGATCACGCATGCAGCCGAACAAATTGCCGCAGGGAACTTGGCCCAAGCAGATATTCAAATCAAGAATCGCGACGAAATCGGGGAACTTGCCCGCCATTTTTCCCAAATGAAGCACAATCTGCAAGATTTATTAGAACGAGTCTCCTTCCATTCACAACAAGTAGCCGCTTCCTCCGAGGAATTGACAGCCAGCTCCGAATTAACACGACAGACAGCAGAGCACGTATCCCATTCGATCCAAGGTATAGCAGCAGGTGCTGAGCAGCAAGTACATGATGCAGAGAACGCCACACAGATTGTTGTGAGCATCTCGCAAGTTATGCAGCAAGTATCAATGAGCATGGATCATGCGATCAGCTCATCCGTTGAAGCGAATAAAACGGCAACCGAAGGCAATGAAGTGATTGCCAAATCCATCGAACAAATGAATGAGATTAATCAAAGAGTGAGCTCTTCTACCGAAGTGGTCAACATACTCGGCGAAAAATCAAAAGAAGTTGGCACAATCGTTTCTATTATCACGGAAATTGCGAGTCAAACGAATTTATTGGCGTTAAACGCAGCGATTGAAGCGGCGAGAGCGGGAGAACAGGGAAGAGGATTCGCAGTTGTAGCAGATGAGGTCCGCAAATTAGCAGAACAATCCGCGCAAGCAGCTTCGCAGATCGCTTTCATCATCGGGGATATTCAAAGAGATACGGAAAAGGCGATTCACGTCATGAGTCAAGGGGACGTAGCTGTTAAAGAAGGAGTCATCATGATCGAACAAGCTGGGGTTGCCTTCTATAAAATTTTGGGGGTAGTAGACGAATTCTCGAAAAGAACACAAGAAATGTCGGGACAAATCAATCAAGCCAATAACGGAACGGTTTCCGTAGTGGAATTTATAGAGGGAATTGCGCATGTTTCAAGAATGGCAGCGGAAAATACGCAAAGCGTAGTTGCTTCTGTACAAGAACAAACAGCTTCTATGGAACAGATTACGACCGCTTCCAGTACACTCGCTGAAATGGCAGAAGAGCTGCAGTATTCCATCCGTAAGTTTCAATTGTAGTGCGAGAACAGGCGGGGGTGTCATGTGTTTAATCAAATCAGAGATGTAAAGTATGCATTATCTGCATTGGAAGAGTCATCTGTCATTTCGATAACAGATGAAAAAGGAATCATCACCTACGTCAATCACAACTTCTGTCAAATATCCAAGTTTAGTAGAGAGGAATTAATCGGAAAGAATCATAACATCGTCGATTCCGGTTTCCATCCGCGAAACTATTTTAAATCGCTATGGGATACCATCAGCCGAGGAAAAGTATGGAAGGGCGAGATGAAAAATCGGGCAAAAGACGGTACGGAATATTGGCTGAGCATGACGTTGGTACCGTTCATGAACGACAGTGGATTCCTTTATCAGTACGTGGCAATCGGGACGGACATCACGAAACGAAAGCAGATGGAAGATTCTCTTTCAAAGACGATGAAGGACTTGCACGATATCAAAAATGCACTGGATGAATCTTCAATTGTAGCGATTACAGACGACAAAGGCGTCATTACTTATGTAAATGACAAGTTTTGTGAAATCTCCAGATACGAAGTGGATGAATTGGTTGGAAATACACATCGGGTCATTAACTCTCGCTATCATTCCAAGTCTTTTTTTAAATTGATGTGGGAAACGATCAAGCAAGGACGAGTCTGGAAGGGCGAAGTGAAGAATCGCGCCAAAAACGGTAATGAATACTGGATGAATACGACTATCGTTCCATTTTTAGACGACCGGGGCGTTCCGTATCAATATGTTTCGATCCGGACGGATATTACCGACCGCATTGAAGCAGAGGCAGCTTTGGCAGAAGCATTGCAGAACGATTTTCGCAGGACGGTCCAAAACTTGCAAAACTGTGTATTCAAGATCGTGACAGATCCGAGAGGGAACATCACCTACACCTTGTGTGAAGGGAAAATTGCGGAAGAGCTCGGGCTAACGTCTGAGAGGATGTTGAGAAAAACGTCGTATGAAATCTTTCCTTATGAGGTCGCAGAGCAAATGGAAAGCTATTTTCGCAGAGCTTTCGCTGGCGAGCCCGTTACCTTCGAACTGAAACTATCCGGAAAAGATTATTACATTACGTTGTCACCTATCGAGGAAAATGGAGAAATCGTGGAAATGGTAGGCTCCATGATTGACATCACTGAGAGAAAAAAGGCGGAAGAAACGATCCGCTACATGGCCCATTACGATTCCTTAACCAACCTGCCTAATCGAACGCTTTTTCATGAAAAACTGGCAGAGGCAATGCTCAAAGCAAAACAAAAAGATCAGAAAATCGGGGTCATGTTCATCGATTTGGATCGATTTAAAAACATAAATGATACGCTAGGTCACTCCATAGGAGATATCCTTTTACAAGCAGTAGCAAATCGTCTCATCGGTTGTTTGCGAAAAGAAGATTCTGTTTCTCGACTAGGCGGAGACGAGTTCGCCATCTTTCTCACAGGTGTCACACACAAAGAGGTTGGTGAAATTGCGCAACGAATCATCACGAGCATGTCCGAATCGATTACGTTAGACCATATCGAAATTTTTATCACACCAAGCATCGGCATCAGCATGTATCCGGATGATGGAGACGATATTGAAGCGCTGTTGAAGCATGCAGACGCTGCCATGTATTTGGCAAAAGAGCAAGGGAAAAATAATTATCAATTTTTCTCGGAGGAGCTACATCAGGTTTTAGCCAAAAAGCTACAGCTTGAAAGAGAACTGCGGAAAGCTTTGGATGAGAAACAA is from Brevibacillus brevis and encodes:
- a CDS encoding methyl-accepting chemotaxis protein, with amino-acid sequence MKLTVRKKLFLGFLAVLLLLVAVAGIGFSQISSIDSRYGRMIEDRVNKEMLSKDIIASVSERQKYARGYVIVGDDSYLTGYTKANDRYKELTAELFRLGMTSEGQKLVTEMNELHAKHEEIIDRVVALKQQNKVEEYTRLVRDECTPVGERFIQKAQEFVALEQKLLEQDIAELDSGIQSTKLLVVLLSLLALLTGAGIAFMIGRAISHPVLLITHAAEQIAAGNLAQADIQIKNRDEIGELARHFSQMKHNLQDLLERVSFHSQQVAASSEELTASSELTRQTAEHVSHSIQGIAAGAEQQVHDAENATQIVVSISQVMQQVSMSMDHAISSSVEANKTATEGNEVIAKSIEQMNEINQRVSSSTEVVNILGEKSKEVGTIVSIITEIASQTNLLALNAAIEAARAGEQGRGFAVVADEVRKLAEQSAQAASQIAFIIGDIQRDTEKAIHVMSQGDVAVKEGVIMIEQAGVAFYKILGVVDEFSKRTQEMSGQINQANNGTVSVVEFIEGIAHVSRMAAENTQSVVASVQEQTASMEQITTASSTLAEMAEELQYSIRKFQL
- a CDS encoding MerR family transcriptional regulator translates to MQIKDMAHRLQITPRAIRYYEEKGLIKPTKADASGYRQFTEEDVWRLQTIITLREVGMAVEDIRELLIQMKDQEGSLLHYLELQRSFMYTRWVEMSKVIQTTEAMIERIKGREAIDPGELFTLAEANKRLKQTRDNWVDRWNFNEWADRYDEWAHGGNGHESYERVLDEVVATVAVRPGECGLDAGTGTGNLAGRLVKKGARMSGFDQSPQMLKQCRAKHPEVETKLGTFFAFPFLENRFDFVATSYALHHLTDDQKQLALAECRRVLKPGGRLIIADLMFEDQTHRQAHLDSLEETGQTSVIADIQDRCYADRSRLLQELANLGFTNEVRQLGTYTHLILSTCK
- a CDS encoding bifunctional diguanylate cyclase/phosphodiesterase, yielding MFNQIRDVKYALSALEESSVISITDEKGIITYVNHNFCQISKFSREELIGKNHNIVDSGFHPRNYFKSLWDTISRGKVWKGEMKNRAKDGTEYWLSMTLVPFMNDSGFLYQYVAIGTDITKRKQMEDSLSKTMKDLHDIKNALDESSIVAITDDKGVITYVNDKFCEISRYEVDELVGNTHRVINSRYHSKSFFKLMWETIKQGRVWKGEVKNRAKNGNEYWMNTTIVPFLDDRGVPYQYVSIRTDITDRIEAEAALAEALQNDFRRTVQNLQNCVFKIVTDPRGNITYTLCEGKIAEELGLTSERMLRKTSYEIFPYEVAEQMESYFRRAFAGEPVTFELKLSGKDYYITLSPIEENGEIVEMVGSMIDITERKKAEETIRYMAHYDSLTNLPNRTLFHEKLAEAMLKAKQKDQKIGVMFIDLDRFKNINDTLGHSIGDILLQAVANRLIGCLRKEDSVSRLGGDEFAIFLTGVTHKEVGEIAQRIITSMSESITLDHIEIFITPSIGISMYPDDGDDIEALLKHADAAMYLAKEQGKNNYQFFSEELHQVLAKKLQLERELRKALDEKQFTLHYQPKIQLQTGQIIGMEALIRWEHPDLGLIPPIQFIPIAEETGLIVPLGEWVMRTACQQTKVWQEAGFTQLAVAVNISLRQFMQNNLIEMITSILEETGLSPQYLELEITESMALNVDYTIRILNRLKGLGISISIDDFGTGYSSLSYLSQFPIDRLKIDQSFVRNLNPRNQAIIKTIIHMAHNMKIAVIAEGVETHEHVDFLKEQMCNEVQGYFYSKPLPGKEIDSFLQANRYRESGSMV
- a CDS encoding CBS domain-containing protein, with translation MAKLENRTLREIMTKDVATVTLKDNVYEVACKMRDWNVGVIPVVDEKEDVIGVITDRDIVIRGLAEKHEGSTATEVVMTRDIILGQPGMTVDEAAKVMAQHQIRRLPVVEKGKLVGIVALADMAVRQVHHDEASDALQQISEPTTH
- a CDS encoding thermonuclease family protein; translation: MKRLPIYLLALVLLLSACGSSGQPEANGEMDVVIKRVVDGDTFELDSGEKVRMIGVDTPETVKPNHPVEPYGKEASNYSKELLTGKKVKLKFDVEPYDKYKRLLAYVYLEDGTFVNEKLVRDGYARIMTIPPNVAQAELFLAAEREAREQNHGLWALEGQQTEVPKENAKPKKQSNNTTAADTAPSEGKTIKGNINSKGEKIYHVPGSASYEQTKAEMWFATEEEAQQAGFRAPKR